A part of Populus alba chromosome 8, ASM523922v2, whole genome shotgun sequence genomic DNA contains:
- the LOC118047237 gene encoding monothiol glutaredoxin-S2 — protein MERVTNLASERPVVIFSKSTCCMCHTIKTLFNEFGVSVAVHELDEMPRGREIEQALSRFGCPTLPAVFIGGELVGGANEVMSLHLNRSLIPMLKRAGALWV, from the coding sequence ATGGAGAGGGTGACAAATTTGGCATCCGAGAGACCAGTTGTGATCTTCAGCAAGAGCACTTGCTGTATGTGCCACACCATCAAGACTCTCTTCAATGAGTTTGGGGTGAGCGTGGCTGTCCATGAACTTGATGAGATGCCTAGAGGAAGGGAAATTGAGCAAGCACTCTCAAGGTTTGGATGCCCAACATTGCCGGCCGTGTTCATTGGAGGTGAACTTGTGGGTGGAGCCAATGAGGTGATGAGCCTTCACCTTAATCGTTCCTTAATCCCAATGCTTAAACGTGCTGGCGCGTTATGGGTTTGA